The following are encoded together in the Serratia odorifera genome:
- a CDS encoding TIGR01212 family radical SAM protein (This family includes YhcC from E. coli K-12, an uncharacterized radical SAM protein.): MQLPQLVNMFGADLQRRHGEKVHKLTLHGGFNCPNRDGTVGRGGCTFCNVASFADEQMRRQTIAEQLAAQAGKVNRAKRYLAYFQAYTSTYAEVALLESLYRQALEQANMVGICVGTRPDCVPEAALDLLAGYRAQGYEVWLELGLQTAHDKTLKRINRGHDFCCYQQTARRARERGLKVCCHLIVGLPGETPADHLATLVAVVAAGVDGIKLHPLQVVAGSILARAWQAGRQPVLTLEDYAASAGEMIRHTPRDVVFHRLSAYARRPTLLAPLWCENRWSGMQAVGSYLLRHGGQGAALAAALRYAPV; encoded by the coding sequence ATGCAGTTGCCACAATTAGTCAATATGTTTGGTGCCGATCTTCAACGCCGTCATGGCGAAAAGGTCCATAAACTCACGCTGCACGGTGGTTTCAACTGCCCAAACCGCGATGGCACCGTAGGGCGCGGCGGCTGCACCTTTTGCAATGTGGCGTCGTTCGCCGATGAGCAAATGCGCCGGCAAACCATCGCCGAACAGCTGGCGGCGCAGGCTGGCAAGGTCAATCGCGCCAAACGCTATCTGGCCTATTTTCAGGCCTATACCAGTACCTATGCCGAGGTGGCGCTGCTGGAAAGCCTGTATCGGCAGGCGCTTGAGCAGGCGAACATGGTGGGCATCTGCGTCGGTACCCGACCGGACTGCGTACCGGAGGCAGCGCTCGATCTGTTGGCCGGCTACCGTGCCCAGGGGTATGAAGTATGGCTCGAACTGGGGTTGCAGACCGCACACGATAAAACGCTGAAACGCATCAATCGCGGGCATGATTTCTGCTGTTACCAACAGACCGCGCGGCGAGCGCGCGAACGTGGCCTGAAGGTCTGCTGCCATCTGATTGTCGGCCTGCCGGGCGAAACGCCGGCCGATCATCTGGCGACGCTTGTGGCGGTAGTAGCCGCAGGCGTAGACGGCATCAAACTGCATCCGCTGCAGGTGGTGGCCGGCAGTATCCTGGCGCGCGCCTGGCAGGCCGGGCGTCAGCCGGTACTGACGCTGGAGGACTATGCCGCCAGCGCCGGTGAAATGATCCGCCATACGCCGCGCGACGTGGTGTTTCATCGTCTGTCTGCCTATGCGCGCCGGCCGACGTTGTTGGCACCATTATGGTGCGAAAACCGCTGGAGCGGCATGCAGGCGGTCGGTAGCTATCTGTTACGTCACGGCGGACAAGGTGCCGCGCTGGCGGCGGCGTTGCGCTACGCCCCTGTCTGA
- the arcB gene encoding aerobic respiration two-component sensor histidine kinase ArcB, with product MKQIRVLAQYYVDLMVKLGLVRFSLLLASALVVLAMIVQMAVTMLLRGEVESIDVVRSIFFGLLITPWAVYFLSVVVEQLEESRQRLARLVDKLEEMRHRDLQLNQQLKDNITQLNQEIADRIKAEEARLQVMDKLKEEMEQRELAQIELGQQSALLRSFLDASPDLVYYRNEDKEFSGCNRAMELLTGKSEKQLIGLTPYDVYEQDIADKVIETDEKVFRHNVSLTYEQWLVYPDGRKACFELRKVPFYDRVGKRHGLMGFGRDITERKRYQDALENASRDKTTFISTISHELRTPLNGIVGLSRILLDTELDDEQLKYLKTIHVSAITLGNIFNDIIEMDKLERRKVQLDNQPVDFTGFLADLENLSGLLAQPKGLQFVLDPQQPLPQQVITDGTRLRQILWNLIGNAVKFTQQGQIVVRVRRDGQEKLVFEVEDSGMGIPQDEQDKIFAMYYQVKDQRGGRPATGTGIGLAVSKRLAQSMGGDITVNSRPGHGSCFTLTIKAPAVQQEVAAAHTEEPLPLPALHILLVEDIELNVIVARSVLEKLGNSVEVAMNGAQALAMFDPDEFDLVLLDIQLPDMTGLDIARELHQRYAGQALPPLIALTANVLKDKKEYLDAGMDDVLSKPLSVPALTTMITRYWGHQPSHATKKLEHKAMQINESLLDTAMLEQYMDLVGPQLIHQSLEMFEQMMPGYLAVLDSNMTARDQKGIAEEGHKIKGAAGSVGLRHLQQLAQQIQTPTLPAWWDNVQDWVDELKQEWPNDVAVLRAWVENAEKK from the coding sequence ATGAAGCAAATCCGGGTATTGGCCCAGTACTACGTTGATCTGATGGTGAAGCTGGGGCTGGTGCGCTTCTCACTGTTGCTGGCGTCGGCGTTGGTGGTGCTGGCGATGATCGTCCAGATGGCGGTGACCATGCTGCTGCGTGGCGAAGTTGAAAGCATCGACGTCGTGCGCTCAATCTTCTTCGGGCTGTTGATCACCCCCTGGGCGGTCTATTTTCTGTCGGTGGTGGTGGAGCAACTGGAGGAGTCACGCCAGCGACTGGCGCGGCTGGTGGACAAGCTGGAAGAAATGCGTCACCGCGATTTGCAATTGAATCAGCAACTGAAGGACAACATTACCCAGCTCAATCAGGAAATTGCCGATCGCATCAAGGCAGAAGAAGCGCGTTTGCAGGTGATGGACAAGCTGAAAGAAGAGATGGAACAGCGCGAGCTGGCGCAGATTGAGCTGGGGCAACAGTCGGCGCTGCTGCGCTCCTTCCTCGACGCTTCGCCGGATCTGGTTTACTACCGTAATGAAGACAAAGAGTTTTCCGGCTGCAACCGTGCCATGGAACTGCTGACCGGCAAAAGCGAGAAACAGCTGATCGGCCTGACGCCATACGATGTGTATGAGCAGGATATCGCCGACAAAGTGATCGAAACCGACGAAAAGGTGTTCCGCCATAACGTCTCGCTGACCTATGAACAGTGGCTGGTGTACCCGGATGGTCGCAAAGCCTGTTTCGAGCTGCGTAAAGTGCCGTTTTACGATCGGGTGGGCAAACGCCACGGGCTGATGGGCTTCGGACGCGATATAACCGAGCGTAAGCGCTATCAGGACGCGTTGGAGAACGCCAGCAGGGACAAGACTACCTTTATCTCAACGATCAGCCACGAGCTTCGTACGCCGCTTAATGGCATTGTCGGCCTGAGTCGCATACTGCTCGATACCGAGCTCGACGATGAACAGCTCAAATACCTGAAAACCATTCACGTCAGCGCCATCACCCTCGGCAATATCTTTAACGATATTATCGAGATGGACAAGCTGGAGCGCCGCAAGGTACAGCTCGATAATCAACCGGTTGATTTTACTGGTTTCCTTGCCGATCTGGAAAACCTGTCCGGTCTGCTGGCTCAGCCGAAGGGCCTGCAGTTCGTGCTGGATCCTCAGCAACCGCTGCCGCAGCAGGTGATTACCGACGGCACGCGCCTGCGCCAAATCCTGTGGAACCTGATCGGTAACGCGGTGAAGTTCACTCAACAGGGGCAAATCGTGGTGCGTGTGCGCCGGGATGGGCAGGAAAAGCTGGTATTTGAGGTTGAAGACTCCGGCATGGGCATTCCACAGGATGAGCAGGACAAAATCTTCGCCATGTACTATCAGGTCAAAGATCAGCGCGGTGGGCGTCCGGCAACCGGCACCGGTATCGGCCTGGCGGTTTCCAAGCGACTGGCACAGAGCATGGGCGGCGATATCACGGTTAACAGCCGTCCGGGGCACGGTTCTTGCTTTACCCTGACGATTAAGGCACCAGCGGTGCAACAGGAAGTCGCCGCCGCGCACACCGAGGAGCCGCTGCCGTTGCCGGCGCTGCACATCCTGCTGGTTGAGGACATCGAATTGAACGTGATTGTGGCGCGCTCGGTGCTGGAAAAACTGGGCAACAGCGTCGAGGTGGCGATGAACGGCGCGCAGGCGCTGGCGATGTTCGATCCCGACGAGTTCGATCTGGTGTTGCTGGATATCCAGTTGCCGGACATGACCGGGCTGGATATCGCGCGTGAGTTGCATCAGCGCTATGCCGGCCAGGCGCTGCCGCCGCTGATTGCGCTGACGGCCAACGTGCTGAAAGACAAGAAAGAGTACCTGGATGCGGGTATGGACGATGTGCTGAGCAAACCGCTCTCGGTGCCGGCTCTGACCACGATGATCACCCGTTACTGGGGCCATCAACCTTCTCATGCGACAAAAAAACTGGAGCACAAAGCGATGCAGATTAATGAATCGTTACTGGATACCGCCATGCTGGAACAGTACATGGATCTGGTTGGGCCACAGCTGATTCACCAAAGCCTGGAGATGTTCGAACAAATGATGCCAGGTTATCTGGCGGTACTGGATTCCAACATGACCGCTCGCGATCAGAAAGGCATCGCCGAGGAAGGGCACAAGATCAAGGGCGCCGCCGGGTCGGTTGGTTTGCGTCACCTGCAGCAATTGGCGCAGCAAATCCAGACGCCAACGTTACCGGCATGGTGGGACAACGTACAGGACTGGGTCGACGAACTGAAACAGGAATGGCCTAACGACGTGGCGGTACTGCGTGCGTGGGTTGAGAACGCTGAAAAAAAATGA
- the elbB gene encoding isoprenoid biosynthesis glyoxalase ElbB: protein MKQVGVVLSGCGVYDGTEIHEAVLTLLALDRAGVQAVCFAPDKPQLHVINHLSGDEVSEQRNVLVESARIARGKIQPLSAADAAQLDALIVPGGFGAAKNLSSFAAQGQECDVDMDLANLTRQMHKANKPIGFMCISPALLPKILDHQVRLTIGNDPDLGEVIDAMGGEPVICPVDDIVVDIENKVVTTPAYMLAQSIAEAASGIDKLVSRVLELSE from the coding sequence ATGAAACAGGTCGGGGTGGTACTGAGCGGTTGTGGGGTTTACGACGGTACGGAAATCCACGAAGCGGTGCTGACGCTGCTGGCATTGGACCGTGCGGGAGTGCAGGCGGTGTGCTTTGCACCGGATAAGCCACAACTGCATGTAATTAATCATTTATCTGGCGATGAAGTCAGCGAGCAGCGCAACGTGTTGGTTGAGTCCGCCCGTATCGCGCGCGGAAAGATACAGCCGCTTTCCGCGGCGGACGCCGCGCAGCTGGATGCGTTGATCGTGCCAGGTGGGTTCGGCGCAGCCAAGAACCTCAGCAGCTTTGCGGCACAAGGGCAGGAGTGCGACGTTGACATGGATTTGGCAAATCTTACACGTCAAATGCATAAGGCAAATAAACCAATTGGTTTTATGTGTATTTCACCGGCGCTGTTGCCAAAAATACTGGATCACCAGGTGCGTCTGACCATTGGTAACGATCCCGATCTGGGCGAGGTTATTGATGCCATGGGCGGTGAGCCGGTGATTTGTCCGGTTGATGACATTGTGGTCGACATTGAAAACAAAGTGGTGACCACCCCGGCATACATGTTGGCGCAATCGATCGCCGAAGCGGCAAGCGGTATTGATAAGCTGGTTTCACGAGTGCTGGAACTGAGCGAATGA
- the mtgA gene encoding monofunctional biosynthetic peptidoglycan transglycosylase: MRKSGRKSLFLLPWLWFKRGVLAVIGLWLAGIVLFAFLPVPFSAVMIERQIGAWLQGDFGYVAHSDWVSMDEISPTMALAVMAAEDQKFPEHWGFDVAAIEKALDHNERRPTRIRGASTLSQQTAKNLFLWDGRSWLRKGLEAGLTGGIELVWTKRRILTVYLNIVELGDGVFGVEEASQRYFNKPAKRLSASEAALLAAVLPNPHRFKADAPSGYVIQRQQWILRQMRQLGGEGFLKANGLD, translated from the coding sequence ATGAGGAAATCGGGGCGTAAATCGCTTTTTCTCCTGCCGTGGCTTTGGTTCAAGCGTGGCGTCCTCGCGGTTATCGGCCTGTGGCTGGCGGGGATAGTGCTATTTGCCTTTCTGCCGGTGCCGTTTTCCGCGGTGATGATCGAACGGCAGATCGGTGCCTGGTTGCAGGGGGATTTCGGTTATGTCGCGCATTCCGATTGGGTATCGATGGATGAAATCTCGCCCACGATGGCGCTGGCGGTGATGGCGGCGGAGGATCAGAAGTTTCCCGAACATTGGGGCTTCGATGTGGCCGCCATCGAAAAAGCGCTCGATCACAACGAGCGACGTCCGACGCGCATTCGCGGCGCCTCGACGCTGTCTCAGCAGACGGCCAAAAACCTGTTCCTGTGGGACGGCCGCAGCTGGTTGCGCAAGGGGCTGGAGGCCGGCCTGACCGGTGGTATCGAACTGGTCTGGACCAAGCGGCGCATTCTGACGGTATATCTCAACATTGTTGAACTGGGGGATGGCGTTTTTGGCGTGGAAGAGGCGTCGCAGCGTTATTTCAACAAGCCGGCCAAGCGTCTCAGCGCGTCGGAAGCCGCGTTACTGGCGGCGGTGTTGCCAAACCCGCATCGCTTTAAAGCCGATGCGCCTTCCGGTTACGTGATACAGCGTCAGCAGTGGATTTTGCGTCAGATGCGCCAACTGGGCGGCGAAGGATTTTTAAAAGCCAACGGCTTGGACTGA
- the dolP gene encoding division/outer membrane stress-associated lipid-binding lipoprotein, translated as MKLRSIYAVLLGALLLQGCVPAVVVGSAAVATKTATDPRTIGTQVDDGTLEARVENALSKDQQLKKDARVVATAYQGKVLLTGQAPTTDLASRAKQIALGVEGAVEVYSEIRQGTPVSLSTASMDTWITTKVRSQILTSDTVKSSNVKVTTENGEVFLLGLVTEQEGKSAAQIASQVSGVKHVTTAFTYLK; from the coding sequence ATGAAACTTCGATCCATCTATGCCGTATTGCTCGGCGCGCTGTTGCTACAGGGTTGCGTGCCGGCAGTGGTGGTCGGCAGCGCGGCTGTCGCCACCAAGACCGCTACCGATCCACGGACTATTGGCACTCAGGTCGACGACGGCACTTTGGAAGCCCGGGTTGAAAACGCCTTGAGTAAAGATCAACAACTGAAAAAAGACGCGCGCGTCGTGGCTACCGCCTATCAGGGTAAAGTGCTGTTGACCGGGCAGGCACCCACTACCGATCTGGCCAGCCGCGCCAAACAGATCGCCCTCGGCGTTGAAGGGGCAGTAGAAGTGTACAGCGAAATCCGTCAGGGTACGCCGGTCAGCCTCAGCACCGCGTCGATGGATACCTGGATCACCACCAAGGTGCGTTCGCAGATCCTCACCAGCGATACGGTGAAATCGTCGAACGTGAAAGTGACCACTGAAAATGGCGAAGTATTCCTGCTCGGTCTGGTCACCGAACAGGAAGGCAAGTCGGCGGCACAAATCGCCAGCCAGGTCAGCGGCGTGAAACACGTCACTACCGCGTTCACCTATCTGAAGTAA
- the diaA gene encoding DnaA initiator-associating protein DiaA, producing MLDRIKACFTESIQTQIAAAEALPDAISRAAMTLVQSLLNGNKILCCGNGTSAANAQHFAASMINRFETERPSLPAIALNADNVVLTAISNDRLHDEVYAKQVRALGHAGDVLLAISTRGNSRDIVKAVEAAVTRDMTIVALTGYDGGELAGLLGQQDVEIRIPSHRSSRIQEMHMLTVNCLCDLIDNTLFPHQDD from the coding sequence GTGCTGGATAGAATCAAAGCTTGTTTTACCGAAAGTATCCAAACTCAGATTGCGGCAGCGGAAGCCTTGCCGGATGCCATATCCCGCGCTGCCATGACGCTGGTCCAATCGCTGTTGAACGGCAATAAAATTCTGTGCTGCGGCAATGGCACCTCGGCGGCCAATGCACAGCACTTCGCCGCCAGCATGATAAACCGCTTTGAAACCGAGCGCCCAAGCCTGCCGGCGATTGCGCTCAATGCTGATAATGTCGTACTGACGGCCATCAGCAACGACCGACTGCATGATGAAGTGTACGCCAAGCAGGTGCGTGCGCTTGGCCATGCTGGCGATGTACTGCTGGCCATCTCCACCCGCGGCAATAGCCGTGATATTGTGAAAGCGGTCGAAGCCGCGGTAACGCGAGATATGACCATCGTGGCGCTTACGGGTTACGACGGCGGGGAACTGGCCGGTTTGCTCGGTCAGCAGGATGTAGAAATCCGTATCCCATCACACCGCAGTTCACGTATTCAGGAAATGCATATGCTGACAGTAAATTGCCTGTGCGACCTGATTGATAATACGCTGTTTCCCCACCAGGACGATTAA
- a CDS encoding YraN family protein, protein MSRRASGAGYELQARRHLERAGLVFVAANVTVRGGELDLIMRDGQTWVFVEVRYRRNADFGGAAASVTYRKQQRLLHAAAVWLAARGASFDTSPCRFDVLAFTGSQVEWIANAFNAD, encoded by the coding sequence CTGAGTCGGCGCGCCAGCGGGGCGGGCTATGAGTTACAGGCCCGCCGCCATCTGGAACGCGCCGGGCTGGTTTTTGTCGCCGCCAATGTGACGGTGCGCGGCGGCGAGCTTGATCTGATCATGCGCGATGGGCAAACCTGGGTGTTCGTTGAAGTGCGCTACCGGCGTAACGCCGACTTTGGCGGTGCCGCTGCCAGCGTCACTTACCGCAAACAGCAGCGTTTGCTGCACGCCGCCGCCGTCTGGCTGGCCGCACGCGGCGCCAGTTTCGATACTTCGCCGTGCCGTTTTGACGTTTTGGCCTTTACCGGTAGCCAGGTAGAATGGATAGCCAACGCCTTCAATGCGGATTAA